TGAACAGATCATTGGTGATAACCGTCAGCGGAATATTCTCCAGCAGTCGTGCCATCTCAAGTGTCGTGCTTCCTCCATCCAAGGCAATGACATCATACGGCTCAATGTAAGTCATGGCCCGCTCTGCAATTTCGATCTTCTCGGGATTGTGCTTCTCCAGCGCACCCATACTGGTCAGAATGCCATATTGATCATTCTGGGCCAGCATGGCTCCCCCATGCACCCGCACGAGGAGACCCATGCTCTCCAGCTTGTCCAGATCCTCCCTGATGGTCTTTCCAGTCACTTCAAGGAGCTCACTTAACTCATTCACTGTCACTTCCTGCTTGGCAATGAGCAGCTCCATTATTTTTTCATGTCGTTTCATTGAGTTCATATTTCATTCAACTTTCTCTGTTATTTCAGCTCCGTCATCTTCACGCCGTCCATATCATCAAAGGTTTGATTCTCTCCTGCCATAGCCCAGCAGAACGTGTAATTGCTCGTTCCTACACCGCTATGAATCGACCAGCTCGGCGAAATTACAGCCTGACCCTGACGGACAACCAGATGTCTCGTTTCTTCAGGCTCACCCATCATATGGAATACAACGCCATCCTCCGGAAGATTAAAGTACAAGTACACTTCAGAACGGCGATTGTGCGTATGCGCAGGCATCGTATTCCACATGTTGCCCGGATCAAGCTCTGTGATCCCCATAACCAGCTGACAGCTCTTGATTCCGCCTTCATGAATGTATTTATAAATGGTTCTTTCATTCGAGGTTTGAATACTGCCTAAGTGAGCCGGTGTAGCTTCCTGCTGTGTTGCCTTCGTCGTCGGGTAAGCATGATGGGCAGGGGTGGATACAAAATAAAACTGCGGCGCTTCTCCTGAGCCTGAATGGAAGATCACTTCCTTCACACCTAGGCCGATATACAGACATTCCTTACTTCCAATCTCATACCGTACCCCATCGGCAGATACCGTTCCATGACCACCGATGTTAATGATACCGATTTCACGACGAGCCAGGAAAAAGTCCGTCCCAATATCCTTCAAATTCACTTCCAGCTTGATATCTTGGGACTCTGGAACCGCAGATCCTACGATATAGCGATCCACATGAGAATATACGGTAACAAGTTCATCTTTAGCAAATAAGTGATCAATCAAAAATTCCTCACGTAGACGGCTGGTATCATAGTTCTTCACTTCATTGGGATGAGCAGCGTAACGGTTTTGCATCTGATATCAATCCTTTCGTATGCATAGTTTATTTGGAAGAAAGTTCATATAGGTTTATTTTAGTTTATTTAAGTCGATTTGTGTACCCTTTATCAATGAAAAAATAAAACTACATAAAAAAAGCGACCCCACTTAGGATCGCTTACCATTCTAATTTTGAATTAATTAGTAGCTGCTGTCAGAACGCTCGCCTTTTGCAATCGCAACGCCGCCGCTAGTTCCAATACGGGTAGCTCCCGCTTGAATCATCGTTAATGCATCCTCGCTGCTGCGCACCCCTCCAGAGGCTTTGACGCCTACGTCAGGCCCCACCGTCTTGCGCATGAGAGCGATATCTTCCTTCGTCGCTCCACCTGTAGAGAAGCCCGTGGAAGTCTTCACATAGTCAGCACCAGCTTGTACAGCCAGCTCACACGCACGTACCTTCTCTTCATCCGTTAAGAGGCAGGTCTCAATAATGACTTTGGTCAGTGCTTTGCCTTTAGCTGCGTTGACGACCGCCGCGATGTCCTCGCGAACGTAATCATCATTGCCATCTTTAAGCGCACTGATGTTAATCACCATGTCCACTTCGGTAGCTCCATTGTTAATAGCATCTGTTGTTTCGTAAGCTTTTACCGCAGAAGTTGTTGCGCCTAGAGGAAAACCGATAACCGTGCACACTTTAACCTCAGGTGTGTCTTTCAGCACTTCATAAGCAGTCGCTACAAATGCAGGATTGACACATACGGATGCAAACCCGTAAGTCTTCGCTTCCTCTGCCAGTTTGATAACATCCTCTTTGCGGGCATCCGCCTTAAGCAGTGTATGATCAACCAAAGGAGAAATCGCTGTTTGATTCATTTTTATCGTCCTCACTATTTGTTTTATTCTGTTGCTCCATATCTAATCATACCAATACTAATTAGGTTTGCAAAGGCAGGCCAGATCTATTCATGTGCATGACCAAAAAAGAGCACCTTGCTCGATGGTTAGAAAGGCAAGGTGCTCATTCATTATAGATTAGCTTGCTAAGACACGTTTTCTTATCAGGATCAGTGAGCCACTTGGTTGTTCATCATGATCCAGATCGAGCCTACAACGATTGTAAGCACGAGCAGGATACCCAGAATCAGACCCATAACGTTCCACTTCGGCTTACCTGCTTCTCCATCACGAATGTGCATGAAGAATAGGAGCTGTACCCCAAACTGCAGTACCGCCATGATCAAAATGATAACCATGTTTACGGTTCTACTGAACATGTCATTCAGAACGACAACAAGCGGAATGATGGTCAGGATAATCGAGATGACATATCCAATGGTGTAAGATTTAAGTGATCCATGCTCCTCATGAGATTCATGTGCATGATTATGCTGTTCCGCCATCTTACATCACCCCCATCAGATAGACGATCGTAAGGAGGAAGATCCAAACGACGTCCAAAAAGTGCCAGAATAAGCTTAAGTTCATTACTTTACCACGAATCTCAGGAGTAATTCCGCGCTTCTTCAATTGGAGAAGCAGACCGAACATCCAGAACAGACCAAACGTTACGTGAGCGCCGTGAGTACCAACCAAAGTATAGAAGGCACCGGTGAAGGCACTCGTAGTAATCAGAGCTCCGTGGTGAACCATTTCAGTGAACTCGTAAATTTCAAGACCCAAGAATGTCAGACCCAGTACAGCTGTAACAATCAGCCAGATCGTGAGTCCCTTCTTATCTCCGCGGTTCATTGCAAGAATAGCAAGTCCGCTCGTGAAGCTGCTCGTCAACAGGACGAATGTGTTGATAATAATGATCGTCATGTTAAACAGATCCGGCCCTTCTGGTCCGCCTGCCGTATTATCCTTC
This sequence is a window from Paenibacillus urinalis. Protein-coding genes within it:
- a CDS encoding DeoR/GlpR family DNA-binding transcription regulator, which encodes MNSMKRHEKIMELLIAKQEVTVNELSELLEVTGKTIREDLDKLESMGLLVRVHGGAMLAQNDQYGILTSMGALEKHNPEKIEIAERAMTYIEPYDVIALDGGSTTLEMARLLENIPLTVITNDLFIISELTRKDQIRLVVPGGSRVRNMLVSDETEQFISSLNIHKAFISTTALHPEFGFSIYTGDLVPLKKALIQTAQHVYAVVDHYKFGRFALRTFAACQEVDVIISDKALTDEMKTPYESMGVKIDN
- the kduI gene encoding 5-dehydro-4-deoxy-D-glucuronate isomerase, translating into MQNRYAAHPNEVKNYDTSRLREEFLIDHLFAKDELVTVYSHVDRYIVGSAVPESQDIKLEVNLKDIGTDFFLARREIGIINIGGHGTVSADGVRYEIGSKECLYIGLGVKEVIFHSGSGEAPQFYFVSTPAHHAYPTTKATQQEATPAHLGSIQTSNERTIYKYIHEGGIKSCQLVMGITELDPGNMWNTMPAHTHNRRSEVYLYFNLPEDGVVFHMMGEPEETRHLVVRQGQAVISPSWSIHSGVGTSNYTFCWAMAGENQTFDDMDGVKMTELK
- the deoC gene encoding deoxyribose-phosphate aldolase codes for the protein MNQTAISPLVDHTLLKADARKEDVIKLAEEAKTYGFASVCVNPAFVATAYEVLKDTPEVKVCTVIGFPLGATTSAVKAYETTDAINNGATEVDMVINISALKDGNDDYVREDIAAVVNAAKGKALTKVIIETCLLTDEEKVRACELAVQAGADYVKTSTGFSTGGATKEDIALMRKTVGPDVGVKASGGVRSSEDALTMIQAGATRIGTSGGVAIAKGERSDSSY
- the cyoD gene encoding cytochrome o ubiquinol oxidase subunit IV yields the protein MAEQHNHAHESHEEHGSLKSYTIGYVISIILTIIPLVVVLNDMFSRTVNMVIILIMAVLQFGVQLLFFMHIRDGEAGKPKWNVMGLILGILLVLTIVVGSIWIMMNNQVAH
- a CDS encoding cytochrome (ubi)quinol oxidase subunit III produces the protein MAHTAVNNHHDDHGHDHGHHDPQELKTLGFWLFLISDLILFSVFFATYIVLKDNTAGGPEGPDLFNMTIIIINTFVLLTSSFTSGLAILAMNRGDKKGLTIWLIVTAVLGLTFLGLEIYEFTEMVHHGALITTSAFTGAFYTLVGTHGAHVTFGLFWMFGLLLQLKKRGITPEIRGKVMNLSLFWHFLDVVWIFLLTIVYLMGVM